One genomic region from Cataglyphis hispanica isolate Lineage 1 chromosome 11, ULB_Chis1_1.0, whole genome shotgun sequence encodes:
- the LOC126852809 gene encoding chromodomain-helicase-DNA-binding protein Mi-2 homolog isoform X7, with translation MASDEEVDENYAGEDDMEETGGQISNVGQQVDGSSDAEESQRLEEDDDYEPEERKKKKGKKRKARSEDKKGKKKKKKKKSDSGDESDFGGGEAGDAAGEDSDYAVNRKSRKSSSRKSSSHSAPTTQSQEPTTGMPTIEEVCNTFGLTDVQIEYSDADFQNLTTYKLFQQHVRPLLAKENPKVPMSKLMMLVAAKWRDFSELNPHTQPDADVSSTNIDDDSRNARANRSGAMQEAEDEEEDDEDSDRKKKSRSSRAKKGKKASKVPTLKIKLGKRKRGSSDEEAEGSAAGSAADSDMEFEQMLADAEEPSGADGNKGNVDESGVEPPAEPPVRRKAKTKIGNKTKKKKKTKTTSKFPDGEEGLQTDHQDYCEVCQQGGEIILCDTCPRAYHLVCLEPELEETPEGKWSCAHCEGEGIAGAAEDDDEHMEFCRVCKDGGELLCCDSCTSAYHTHCLNPPLSEIPDGDWKCPRCSCPPLRGRVAKILTWRWKECSDTPSEEPSTSKAAPKQRKMREFFVKWADMSYWHCDWITELQLDVFHPLMYRNYYRKYDMDEPPKLEEPLDESDSRVKRLKEQDGATNRDDYNLEERFYRYGVRPEWLVVHRVINHRLQRDGRATYLVKWRELGYDQATWEDEHEDIPGLKQAIEYYLDLRAANCCDVNSSRKGKKGKGKKSKTRELIDDEERTPKRYTPPPDKPTTDLKKKYERQPEYLDQTGMQLHPYQLEGLNWLRYSWGQGIDTILADEMGLGKTIQTITFLYSLYKEGHCKGPFLVSVPLSTIINWEREFETWAPDFYCVTYVGDKDSRIVIRENELSFEEGAVRSGRASKIRSSSIKFNVLLTSYELISIDSACLGSIDWAVLVVDEAHRLKSNQSKFFRLLASYNIAYKLLLTGTPLQNNLEELFHLLNFLCRDKFNDLAAFQNEFADISKEEQVKKLHEMLGPHMLRRLKADVLKNMPSKSEFIVRVELSPMQKKYYKYILTRNFEALNPKGGGQQVSLLNIMMDLKKCCNHPYLFPAASQEAPTGPNGSYETSALIKAAGKLVLLSKMLKKLRDDGHRVLIFSQMTKMLDILEDYLEGEGYKYERIDGNITGSQRQEAIDRFNAPGAQQFVFLLSTRAGGLGINLATADTVIIYDSDWNPHNDIQAFSRAHRIGQANKVMIYRFVTRNSVEERVTQVAKRKMMLTHLVVRPGMGGKGANFSKQELDDILRFGTEELFKEEEGKEDEAIHYDDKAVAELLDRSKEGIEQKENWANEYLSSFKVASYVTKEGETEEEADTEIIKQEAENTDPAYWIKLLRHHYEQQQEDIARTLGKGKRVRKQVNYTDGGVTGDQGARDDQPWQENLSDYNSDFSAPSDDDKEDDDFDEKGDGDLLSRRSRRRLERRDEKDRPLPPLLARVNGNIEVLGFNARQRKAFLNAIMRYGMPPQDAFNSQWLVRDLRGKSEKNFKAYVSLFMRHLCEPGADNAETFADGVPREGLSRQHVLTRIGVMSLIRKKVQEFEHINGYYSMPEMIRKPVEPVKVEGVGDATTGTSSTSATPATSNAPSPSPAATPTPTSISGTSNEINKTNSDSSETKECRDESKDKEGSDMKDSKEDLKKEDDETNSEKDKEKEDAKKDEKDTETDITEKEKDKSDTKEEKTKHDDKMENSENKMKSEPEEDVVIVKDDEEEVEKKEEKDKEKDVKDCDPDMVKPKRKFMFNIADGGFTELHTLWLNEEKAAVPGREYDIWHRRHDYWLLAGIVTHGYGRWQDIQNDIRFAIINEPFKMDMGKGNFLEIKNKFLARRFKLLEQALVIEEQLRRAAYLNLTQDPNHPAMSLNARFAEVECLAESHQHLSKESLAGNKPANAVLHKVLNQLEELLSDMKSDVSRLPATLARIPPVAQRLQMSERSILSRLAATAPGGSTSQTGQAALLAQQFPAGFSGGQLPATFAGAANFGNFRPQYSVPGQPPQGFTGS, from the exons ATGGCGTCGGACGAGGAGGTGGACGAAAACTACGCAG gaGAGGATGACATGGAAGAGACTGGAGGGCAAATATCGAATGTTGGTCAGCAAGTAGATGGTTCATCTGATGCTGAAGAATCTCAAAGATta GAAGAAGATGACGATTATGAACCAGAAGagcgaaaaaagaagaagggaAAAAAGCGGAAAGCACGTAGCGAAGATAAgaagggaaagaaaaagaagaaaaagaaaaaatccgaTTCTGGGGat gaaAGCGATTTCGGAGGCGGTGAAGCAGGTGATGCGGCTGGCGAGGATAGCGACTATGCGGTTAACAGAAAAAGCAGAAAATCATCGTCTAGAAAATCCTCCAGTCATAGCGCACCGACCACTCAGAGCCAAGAACCGACAACAGGCATGCCCACAATCGAAGAAGTGTGCAACACATTTGGCTTAACAGATGTACAAATTGAATATTCTGATGCTGATTTCCAAAACTTGACAACATACAAGCTGTTCCAACAACATGTTAGACCACTTTTAGCAAAAGAAAATCCAAAA GTTCCAATGTCGAAACTTATGATGTTGGTGGCTGCAAAGTGGCGCGATTTCTCTGAATTAAATCCACATACACAACCAGATGCGGATGTCTCATCAACAAATATTGACGATGATAGTAGAAATGCTAGAGCGAATCGAAGTGGTGCTATGCAAGAAGCCGAGGACGAAGAAGAAGACGACGAGGATAGCGATAGGAAGAAAAAGTCTCGCAGCTCGAGAGCAAAAAAAGGCAAAAAAGCATCGAAAGTTCCGACGCTTAAGATTAAGCTTGGAAAACGTAAAAGAGGAAGCTCA GACGAGGAAGCGGAAGGTAGTGCAGCAGGCTCTGCGGCAGATTCTGATATGGAATTTGAGCAAATGTTGGCCGATGCGGAAGAGCCTTCTGGTGCCGATGGCAACAAAGGCAACGTCGATGAGAGCGGTGTTGAACCGCCGGCCGAGCCACCGGTTCGCAGAAAGGCGAAAACTAAAATCGGCAATAAAaccaagaaaaagaaaaaaacgaaaacTACTTCCAAATTTCCGGATGGAGAGGAAGGTCTCCAG ACTGACCATCAGGATTACTGTGAAGTATGTCAACAAGGGGgagaaattatattgtgcGACACATGTCCCAGAGCGTATCATTTAGTATGCCTAGAGCCTGAATTGGAAGAAACACCTGAAGGGAAATGGAGTTGTGCTCATTGCGAAGGAGAAGGTATTGCAG gtGCAGCAGAAGATGATGATGAACATATGGAGTTCTGTAGAGTATGCAAAGATGGTGGAGAATTATTGTGTTGCGACAGTTGTACAAGTGCATATCACACACATTGCCTGAATCCTCCTTTATCAGAGATTCCTGATGGTGATTGGAAATGCCCTAGATGTTCTTGCCCACCACTAAGAGGGAGAG tggcaaaaatattaacttggAGATGGAAAGAATGCTCGGACACGCCATCGGAGGAACCTTCTACAAGCAAAGCTGCGCCTAAGCAAAGAAAAATGCGCGAATTCTTCGTCAAATGGGCGGATATGTCCTACTGGCACTGCGACTGGATAACAGAATTGCAGCTTGATGTTTTTCATCCACTTATGTATAG aaattattatcgtaaatACGACATGGACGAACCGCCAAAGTTGGAGGAACCATTGGATGAGAGCGATTCACGCGTGAAGCGTTTGAAAGAACAGGATGGGGCTACCAACAGGGACGATTACAATTTGGAGGAACGTTTTTATCGTTATGGTGTACGTCCAGAATGGCTGGTGGTTCACAGAGTGATTAATCATCGATTACAAAGAGATGGCAGGGCGACGTATCTCGTGAAGTGGAGAGAACTCGGTTATGATCAGGCGACGTGGGAAGATGAACACGAGGACATCCCTGGCTTGAAACAGGCGATAGAATATTATCTAGACTTGAGAGCTGCAAACTGTTGCGATGTTAATTCATCACGTAAAGGAAAAAAGG GTAAAGGAAAGAAATCGAAAACGCGCGAGCTAATTGATGACGAGGAAAGGACTCCAAAACGATACACACCACCACCAGATAAGCCTACAACTGATCTCAAGAAGAAATATGAGAGACAGCCAGAATATTTGGATCAAACTGGAATGCAATTGCATCCCTATCAATTAGAG GGCTTAAACTGGTTGAGATATTCATGGGGCCAGGGCATAGATACAATCTTGGCCGACGAAATGGGTCTGGGAAAAACTATTCAGACTATAACATTCTTGTATTCCTTATATAAGGAAGGCCACTGTAAAGGGCCCTTTCTGGTCTCTGTTCCCTTGTCGACTATCATTAATTGGGAACGTGAATTTGAGACTTGGGCACCTGACTTTTATTGTGTCACTTATGTTG gaGACAAAGATAGTCGTATCGTGATTCGGGAAAATGAATTGTCATTTGAAGAAGGCGCTGTGCGTAGCGGACGCGCTTCCAAAATCCGGTCATCATCAATCAAGTTTAATGTTTTACTTACTAGCTATGAACTTATTTCTATAGATTCGGCATGTTTAGGCTCAATTGATTGGGCAGTTTTAGTCGTGGACGAAGCTCACAGATTGAAATCTAATCAATCCAAGTTCTTCAGATTACTAGCttcttataatattgcatataaactTTTACTAACCGGTACACCACTGCAGAATAATTTGGAGGAATTGTTCCACTTGTTAAATTTCTTATGCCGCGACAAATTCAATGATCTAGCGGCGTTCCAAAACGAATTTGCTGATATATCGAAAGAAGAACAAGTCAAAAAGCTACATGAGATGCTTGGTCCACATATGTTAAGGAGATTAAAAGCTGATGTACTGAAG AATATGCCTAGCAAATCTGAGTTTATTGTACGTGTCGAATTATCACCAATGCAAAAGAAAtactacaaatacatattaacaAGAAACTTTGAAGCTCTGAATCCAAAAGGAGGTGGTCAACAAGTATCATTACTAAATATAATGATGGATCTCAAGAAATGCTGTAATCATCCGTACTTGTTCCCCGCCGCATCGCAAGAAGCACCGACTGGACCGAATGGAAGTTATGAAACATCTGCATTGATTAAAGCGGCTGGCAAATTGGTTTTATTGAGCAAAATGCTCAAGAAATTGCGAGATGATGGACATCGAgttcttatattttctcaaatgaCCAAGATGTTAGATATTCTTGAGGATTATTTGGAAGGTGAAGGATACAAATACGAAAGAATAGATGGTAATATAACGGGTTCGCAACGTCAAGAGGCTATCGATAGATTTAACGCTCCTG GTGCGCAGCAATTTGTCTTCTTGCTATCCACGCGTGCTGGTGGTTTAGGTATCAATTTAGCGACAGCTGATACTGtgattatttatgattctGATTGGAATCCGCACAATGACATCCAAGCATTTAGTAGAGCTCACAGGATAGGCCAAGCCAACAAAGTTATGATCTATAGATTCGTCACACGTAACTCTGTGGAAGAAAGGGTAACACAAGTAGCCAAGCGCAAAATGATGCTCACTCATTTAGTCGTACGACCGGGCATGGGCGGCAAAGGCGCCAACTTTAGTAAACAGGAACTTGACGATATCTTACGTTTTG GTACGGAAGAATTGttcaaagaagaagaaggcaAGGAGGACGAAGCTATACATTACGATGACAAAGCTGTTGCTGAATTGTTAGATAGAAGCAAGGAAGGCATTGAACAGAAAGAGAATTGGGCCAATGAGTACTTAAGTTCTTTCAAAGTTGCCTCATATGTGACGAAGGAAGGTGAGACAGAGGAAGAAGCGGATACtgagataataaaacaagaagCGGAGAATACAGATCCAGCATATTGGATTAAACTGCTTAGACATCATTACGAACAACAACAGGAGGATATCGCTAGAACACTTGGAAAAG GCAAACGAGTACGAAAACAAGTTAATTATACCGACGGTGGTGTAACTGGTGATCAAGGCGCCAGAGATGACCAACCATGGCAAGAAAATCTATCAGATTATAATAGTGACTTTAGTGCGCCCAGCGACGACGATAAAGAGGATGACGATTTTGATGAGAAAGGAGACGGAGATTTATTGTCTCGTAGAAGTAGACGAAGATTGGAGAGACGCGACGAAAAGGACAGACCTTTACCACCTCTACTTGCCAGAGTAAATGGAAATATCGAA gTATTAGGTTTTAACGCTAGACAACGGAAAGCATTCCTCAATGCAATTATGCGCTATGGAATGCCACCACAGGATGCTTTCAATTCTCAATG GTTGGTACGCGACTTGCGTGGTAAATCTGAGAAGAATTTCAAAGCCTATGTTTCGCTTTTTATGCGACATCTTTGCGAACCAGGTGCCGATAATGCGGAAACATTTGCTGACGGTGTTCCGAGAGAGGGTCTTAGTCGACAGCATGTACTAACAAGAATCGGCGTGATGTCCTTGATTAGAAAGAAG GTTCAAGAATTTGAACACATCAACGGCTATTATTCGATGCCGGAAATGATACGCAAACCAGTGGAACCTGTAAAAGTGGAAGGAGTCGGAGATGCAACGACTGGTACTAGTAGTACCAGTGCTACACCGGCTACCTCAAATGCCCCTAGTCCTAGCCCTGCTGCTACGCCTACCCCTACTTCAATCTCTGGTACGAGCAACGAAATTAACAAAACAAATTCCGATTCTTCGGAAACTAAAGAATGTCGAGATGAATCCAAGGATAAAGAG GGTAGCGATATGAAAGATTCGAAGGAAGACCTGAAGAAAGAAGATGATGAAACGAACTCCGAGAAAGATAAGGAAAAGGAAGATGCTAAAAAGGATGAAAAGGATACTGAAACGGATATCACAGAAAAGGAGAAGGATAAGTCTGAcacgaaagaggaaaagacAAAGCACGATGATAAGATGGAGAacagtgaaaataaaatgaaatcggAACCGGAAGAAGATGTCGTTATTGTCAAGGACGACGAGGAGGAAGTTGAGAAGAAAGAG gagaaagataaagaaaaagatgtaaaGGACTGTGATCCAGATATGGTAAAGCCTAAGCGTAagtttatgtttaatatagcTGACGGTGGATTTACGGAATTACATACACTTTGGTTAAATGAAGAGAAAGCCGCTGTGCCGGGCCGCGAATATGATATCTGGCATCGCCGACACGATTATTGGCTTCTAGCTGGTATCGTCACTCATGGTTACGGGCGCTGGCAAGATATACAAAACGATATTcg ATTTGCAATTATCAATGAGCCATTTAAGATGGACATGGGAAAAGGCAActttttggaaataaaaaataaatttttagcaaGGCGTTTTAAACTATTAGAACAAGCGTTAGTAATAGAAGAGCAGTTGAGGCGAGCCGCTTATCTGAATCTTACGCAAGATCCTAATCATCCTGCCATGAGTCTTAATGCGCGTTTTGCTGAAGTCGAATGTCTTGCCGAATCCCATCAACATCTTAGCAAAGAGAGCCTTGCTGGTAATAAACCGGCAAATGCTGTGCTGCATAAG GTGTTAAATCAGTTAGAAGAATTGCTTTCCGACATGAAATCGGATGTTAGCCGTTTGCCGGCGACATTGGCTCGCATTCCACCAGTTGCTCAGAGACTCCAGATGTCTGAGAGATCTATATTGAGTCGATTAGCGGCAACGGCACCTGGCGGTAGCACTTCTCAGACGGGCCAAGCCGCATTGCTGGCGCAACAATTCCCGGCCGGTTTCTCCGGAGGACAGTTGCCGGCCACTTTTGCGGGTGCAGCTAATTTCGGAAACTTCCGACCACAATACTCAGTACCCGGGCAACCACCGCAAGGATTTACAGgttcgtaa